One segment of Trachemys scripta elegans isolate TJP31775 chromosome 1, CAS_Tse_1.0, whole genome shotgun sequence DNA contains the following:
- the LOC117867478 gene encoding carbonyl reductase [NADPH] 1-like, with the protein MSSTPVAVVTGGNKGIGFAIVRALCKQFTGDVYLTARDPGRGQAAVTKLQQEGLNPLFHQLDIEDLQSIRTLQEFLKEKYGGLNVLVNNAGIAFKVADTTPFAIQAEVTMRTNFFATRDVCRELLPLIKPHGRVVNVSSTGSVSALARCSRDLQQKFRSDTITEEELVKLMTKFVEDTKNGVHEKEGWPNTAYGVSKIGVTVLSRIQARMLNEERKADRILLNACCPGWVRTDMAGPNATKSPDEGAETPVYLALLAPDADGPHGQFVSEKKVQKW; encoded by the exons ATGTCCAGCACCCCAGTAGCTGTGGTGACCGGGGGCAACAAAGGGATTGGATTTGCTATTGTGCGGGCTCTGTGTAAGCAGTTCACTGGGGATGTGTACCTGACAGCCCGGGACCCAGGACGGGGTCAGGCTGCGGTGACaaagctgcagcaggagggacTGAACCCACTTTTCCACCAGCTGGACATCGAAGATCTGCAGAGTATCCGGACTCTGCAGGAGTTCCTGAAGGAGAAATACGGAGGGCTGAATGTGCTGGTTAATAACGCAGGGATTGCTTTTAAAG TTGCTGATACCACTCCATTTGCTATTCAAGCAGAGGTTACAATGAGGACAAACTTTTTTGCAACAAGGGACGTCTGCAGGGAGTTGCTACCCCTCATAAAGCCTCATG gCAGAGTAGTGAATGTATCTAGCACGGGAAGTGTATCCGCTCTGGCAAGATGTAGCCGGGATCTGCAGCAGAAGTTTCGTAGTGACACAATCACTGAGGAGGAGCTAGTGAAACTCATGACAAAGTTTGTGGAGGATACCAAGAACGGAGTGCATGAGAAGGAGGGCTGGCCAAATACCGCTTATGGTGTGTCCAAAATTGGAGTCACGGTCTTGTCAAGAATCCAGGCCCGGATGTTGAACGAGGAAAGGAAAGCTGATCGAATTCTTCTAAATGCCTGTTGCCCTGGATGGGTGAGAACCGACATGGCAGGTCCCAATGCCACTAAAAGTCCAGATGAGGGAGCCGAGACTCCAGTTTATTTAGCCCTTTTAGCCCCTGATGCTGATGGGCCTCATGGGCAGTTTGTTAGTGAAAAGAAAGTGCAAAAGTGGTAA